A region from the Volucribacter amazonae genome encodes:
- a CDS encoding siderophore ABC transporter substrate-binding protein has protein sequence MKKMRLTLASLVGAFAVATAQANDITVTTFVGEQVVPQNPQRVVVLDYAAADTMRELGVKDHIVGISKGMRMPAYLSEFQTDDNYANVGTLPEPAFEKINELNPDLIIASGRQEKLLDRLKGIAPVLFLKPDYEHHYESVVQNVLALGKVFDKEALAQEKVALLDKQISDLASRVAGKNALVILVNESNISAYGDTSRYAMVYQKFGFTPVDKNIKSSTHGMKVGFEYVAEQNPDYLLVVDRTAAITDKANNAQKTLDNKIIKQTNAYKNNHIIYLDAENWYLAFGGLESTALMVKELEQAVQK, from the coding sequence ATGAAAAAAATGCGTTTAACCCTCGCTTCATTGGTCGGAGCATTTGCTGTGGCAACCGCACAAGCTAATGATATAACTGTTACCACCTTTGTGGGCGAACAAGTCGTCCCGCAAAATCCACAACGTGTGGTGGTATTAGATTATGCCGCAGCGGATACAATGCGAGAGCTTGGTGTAAAAGATCATATCGTTGGCATTTCTAAGGGAATGCGTATGCCTGCTTATTTATCAGAATTTCAAACTGATGATAACTATGCCAATGTAGGGACATTACCAGAACCCGCTTTTGAAAAAATTAATGAATTAAATCCTGATTTAATTATCGCCTCAGGTCGCCAAGAAAAACTGTTAGATCGGTTAAAAGGCATTGCACCAGTGTTATTTCTTAAACCCGATTATGAACATCATTATGAAAGTGTCGTTCAAAATGTATTGGCGTTAGGTAAGGTATTTGATAAAGAAGCCCTTGCTCAAGAGAAAGTGGCTTTATTGGATAAACAAATTTCTGATTTAGCTAGCCGAGTGGCAGGTAAAAATGCCTTAGTGATTTTAGTCAATGAAAGCAATATTAGTGCTTATGGCGATACTTCCCGTTACGCTATGGTTTACCAAAAATTTGGTTTTACCCCAGTGGATAAAAATATTAAATCCTCTACCCATGGTATGAAAGTCGGCTTTGAATATGTAGCAGAACAAAATCCTGATTATTTATTAGTGGTGGATCGTACAGCAGCGATTACGGATAAAGCCAATAATGCACAAAAAACCTTAGATAATAAGATTATTAAACAAACCAACGCCTATAAAAATAATCATATTATTTATCTTGATGCCGAAAATTGGTATCTTGCTTTCGGCGGCTTAGAATCTACGGCATTAATGGTCAAAGAATTAGAACAAGCAGTGCAAAAATAA
- the ribA gene encoding GTP cyclohydrolase II produces the protein MTKIQRVTEANLPTEFGLFRIVGFEFPDTKKEHIALVYGDISNPEQPVLARIHSECLTGDTLYSLKCDCGFQLETALRQISEEGRGVLIYHREEGRGIGIINKIRAYALQDQGMDTIEANLALGFAADERNFSVCADIFELLGVKAVRLLTNNPEKIETMKQAGINVVERVPLNVGENRYNTQYLDTKAKKMGHFIVHNQQQHLLNCPYCQEEIPATKVKDK, from the coding sequence ATGACAAAAATACAACGTGTTACTGAGGCGAATTTACCCACTGAATTTGGGCTTTTTCGCATTGTGGGCTTTGAGTTTCCAGATACCAAAAAAGAGCATATTGCTTTAGTTTATGGCGATATTAGTAATCCTGAGCAACCTGTCCTTGCTCGTATTCATTCAGAATGTTTAACGGGCGATACCCTATATAGCTTAAAATGTGATTGTGGTTTTCAGCTAGAAACCGCTTTACGGCAAATTAGTGAAGAAGGGCGTGGGGTGTTAATTTATCATCGAGAAGAAGGGCGTGGGATCGGAATTATCAATAAAATCCGAGCTTATGCTTTGCAAGATCAGGGAATGGATACCATTGAAGCAAATTTAGCCTTGGGCTTTGCCGCTGATGAGCGTAATTTTTCTGTTTGTGCTGATATTTTTGAACTATTGGGGGTAAAAGCGGTACGCTTGCTGACCAATAATCCTGAAAAAATTGAAACCATGAAACAAGCGGGCATTAATGTAGTAGAACGTGTGCCGTTAAATGTGGGGGAAAATCGTTACAATACCCAATATTTAGACACCAAAGCCAAAAAAATGGGGCATTTTATTGTGCATAATCAGCAACAACATTTATTAAATTGCCCTTATTGTCAGGAAGAAATTCCAGCAACTAAGGTGAAAGATAAATAG
- a CDS encoding iron chelate uptake ABC transporter family permease subunit has product MVIKNKRSHYQLIALVLLLLFSLAIYLVYQLPNRWQYALHHRALSLLAIVITGAGIALATMIFQTIVNNRILTPSILGLDSLYLLIQTLIIFSAGSATLLSIDSILLFLFSTGVMVLFALALYFFLFKREQQNIFFLLLVGIVFGTFFQSMTTFMEVLIDPNEFQIAQDIGFASFNRINTNILWLALTILIITMGYAYRYIHYFDVLALGREQAINLGVPYHQLTKKLLIIVAILTSVSTALVGPITFLGLLVMNITFEFIRDYRHKILIPACMLISIMTLVIGQVLVSQVFTFSTTLSIIINFVGGVYFIYLLLRTNKKWQ; this is encoded by the coding sequence ATGGTAATCAAAAATAAACGTAGTCATTATCAATTAATAGCATTAGTGTTATTGCTGTTATTTTCTTTAGCCATTTATTTGGTTTATCAACTGCCAAATCGTTGGCAATATGCTTTACACCATCGAGCATTAAGCTTACTGGCTATAGTCATTACAGGGGCTGGTATTGCCTTAGCTACTATGATTTTTCAAACCATTGTCAATAATCGTATTTTGACACCGAGCATTTTAGGATTAGATTCTTTATATTTATTAATTCAAACCTTAATTATTTTTAGTGCGGGTTCTGCTACCTTATTATCCATTGATTCCATTTTATTATTTTTATTTTCCACTGGGGTTATGGTGTTATTTGCTTTAGCTTTATATTTCTTTTTATTTAAGCGAGAGCAACAAAATATTTTCTTTTTATTATTAGTTGGTATTGTTTTTGGCACATTTTTCCAAAGTATGACTACCTTTATGGAAGTATTAATTGATCCTAATGAATTTCAAATTGCACAGGATATTGGTTTCGCCAGCTTTAACCGTATTAATACCAATATTTTATGGCTAGCCTTAACCATTTTAATTATTACGATGGGCTATGCTTATCGTTATATTCATTATTTTGATGTATTAGCCTTAGGGCGTGAGCAAGCCATTAATTTAGGTGTGCCTTATCATCAATTAACTAAAAAATTATTAATTATTGTTGCCATATTAACCTCAGTTTCTACCGCCTTAGTTGGACCTATTACCTTTTTAGGTTTATTGGTAATGAATATTACTTTTGAATTTATCCGAGATTACCGACATAAAATATTAATTCCCGCTTGTATGTTAATTTCCATTATGACTTTAGTGATAGGACAAGTGTTAGTTTCACAGGTATTTACCTTTAGTACCACCTTAAGCATTATTATTAATTTTGTTGGTGGTGTTTATTTTATTTACCTACTGTTGAGAACAAATAAAAAATGGCAATAG
- the nagK gene encoding N-acetylglucosamine kinase yields the protein MLYGLDIGGTKIELAVFNQQLEKQHSERIETPKEDYEQWLTAIVELVKKADRQFACQGSVGLGIPGFVNHTTGLAEITNIRAADNRPILKDLAERLGREVRAENDANCFALSEAWDPDNQQYPFVLGLILGTGFGGGLVFNGKIHSGQTGMAGELGHLQLNYHALQLLGWDKAPIYQCGCGNRACLDTYLSGRGFEMLYRDLVGEPLSAKQIIQHFYQEQQSAVDFVKTFIELAAISLGNIITALDPNVIVLGGGLSNFDYLYQALPKALPPHLMRSANVPLIKKAKHGDSGGVRGAAALFLTD from the coding sequence ATGCTATACGGTTTAGATATTGGCGGTACAAAAATTGAATTAGCGGTGTTTAATCAACAGTTAGAAAAACAACACAGTGAACGTATTGAAACACCTAAAGAGGATTATGAACAATGGCTAACGGCGATTGTGGAATTAGTAAAGAAAGCGGATCGGCAATTTGCTTGCCAAGGTTCGGTGGGGCTAGGTATTCCGGGCTTTGTTAATCATACAACGGGCTTGGCTGAAATTACCAATATTCGTGCAGCGGATAATCGCCCTATCTTAAAAGATTTAGCAGAACGCTTAGGGCGAGAAGTACGGGCAGAAAATGATGCAAATTGCTTTGCCCTTTCTGAGGCTTGGGATCCTGATAATCAGCAATATCCTTTTGTGTTAGGCTTGATCCTAGGCACTGGCTTTGGTGGCGGTTTAGTTTTTAATGGCAAAATTCATTCTGGGCAAACAGGTATGGCAGGGGAGTTGGGGCATTTACAGCTAAATTATCACGCCTTGCAATTATTAGGCTGGGATAAAGCCCCAATTTATCAGTGCGGTTGTGGTAATCGTGCTTGTTTGGATACCTATTTGTCTGGGCGTGGTTTTGAAATGTTGTATCGTGATTTAGTCGGAGAGCCTTTATCGGCAAAACAAATTATTCAACATTTCTACCAAGAGCAACAAAGTGCGGTGGATTTTGTGAAAACTTTTATTGAGTTAGCGGCAATTTCCTTAGGCAATATTATTACCGCACTTGATCCCAATGTTATTGTGCTAGGCGGTGGCTTATCTAATTTTGATTATTTATATCAAGCACTACCCAAAGCCTTACCCCCTCATTTAATGCGTAGTGCCAATGTGCCGTTAATTAAAAAAGCCAAACACGGCGATTCAGGTGGCGTGCGAGGTGCAGCGGCGTTGTTTTTAACCGATTAG
- a CDS encoding ABC transporter permease, whose product MIKRRYLFVLLITLSVVSLFLGVSTVNLQGLFAFDPYQWEIFLISRIPRLISILIAGASLSICGLVMQQLSRNRFVSPTTAGTMDSARLGILIAMLIFPSASMLAKTGVAIMVSFMGTLLFMTILARLKFKDTIFVPLVGIMFGNIISSITAFIAYQQDLLQNLSGWLQGDFSLVMTGRYEILYISLPALIFAYLFAQRFSIAGMGEDFATNLGLNYKQVLYIGLAVVATVSSIVIVSVGVIPFLGLIIPNIVTLYLGDNLKKILSHTALLGAVFVLACDILGRWIIYPYEISINAMVGVFGSVIFLYLLLKQYRYGNQK is encoded by the coding sequence ATGATTAAACGCCGTTATCTTTTTGTCTTACTGATTACGCTATCCGTTGTATCATTATTTTTAGGTGTCAGTACCGTTAATTTACAAGGATTGTTCGCTTTTGATCCTTATCAATGGGAAATCTTTCTGATTAGCCGTATTCCTCGATTAATCAGTATCTTAATTGCAGGGGCATCATTAAGTATTTGTGGCTTAGTGATGCAACAACTTAGCCGTAACCGTTTTGTATCGCCCACTACCGCAGGTACAATGGATTCCGCCCGTTTAGGTATTCTTATTGCTATGTTAATTTTCCCTTCCGCCTCTATGCTGGCAAAAACAGGGGTAGCAATTATGGTGTCCTTTATGGGGACATTATTATTTATGACTATTTTGGCAAGGCTAAAATTTAAAGATACGATTTTTGTTCCCCTTGTGGGCATTATGTTTGGCAATATTATTAGCTCAATTACCGCATTTATTGCTTATCAACAGGATTTACTGCAAAACTTATCAGGTTGGTTACAAGGCGATTTTTCTTTAGTGATGACAGGACGTTACGAAATTTTATATATTAGCCTACCAGCCTTAATCTTTGCTTATCTTTTTGCTCAGCGTTTTTCTATTGCAGGTATGGGAGAGGATTTTGCCACGAATTTAGGTTTAAATTATAAACAGGTGCTTTATATTGGATTAGCAGTTGTGGCGACAGTGTCTTCTATTGTGATTGTTTCCGTTGGCGTTATTCCTTTTCTCGGTCTTATTATTCCCAATATTGTTACCCTTTATTTAGGCGATAATCTCAAAAAAATCTTATCACATACCGCACTTTTAGGGGCAGTTTTTGTATTAGCTTGTGATATTTTAGGACGCTGGATTATTTACCCTTATGAAATTTCGATTAATGCAATGGTGGGGGTATTTGGTAGCGTGATTTTTTTATATTTACTCTTAAAGCAGTATCGTTATGGTAATCAAAAATAA
- a CDS encoding DUF1007 family protein → MKKCGWILGFILYYCFCLPTLAHPHAFVEMKNKLLIEQDHLIGFRMQWILDEASSSEMLYDLALSKNDPQKKQAIADEIMQNVVAEHYFSYFYDKHQQPIKYLAKPQNYGARADGHQIVYYFDFLLAKPQLLKNNRFELTTYDPTYYVFMYYDLPNKPNIVQSAVDFSGLPSKCRGDIIEPDIDEQLKRYAQSLDKSQRDEDDTLGAQFAQKVMILCD, encoded by the coding sequence ATGAAAAAGTGCGGTTGGATTTTGGGATTTATTTTGTATTATTGCTTTTGTTTACCAACGCTTGCACACCCTCACGCTTTTGTGGAAATGAAAAATAAGTTATTGATTGAGCAAGATCATCTTATAGGCTTTCGTATGCAATGGATTTTAGATGAAGCCAGTTCCTCCGAAATGTTATATGATTTGGCGTTGTCAAAAAATGATCCGCAAAAGAAACAAGCGATTGCTGATGAAATTATGCAAAATGTGGTGGCAGAGCATTATTTTAGTTATTTTTATGATAAGCATCAGCAACCTATAAAATATTTGGCTAAACCCCAAAATTATGGGGCGAGGGCTGATGGGCATCAAATTGTTTATTATTTTGATTTCTTGCTTGCTAAACCGCAGTTATTAAAAAATAATCGTTTTGAATTAACCACTTATGATCCAACTTATTATGTGTTTATGTATTATGATTTACCCAATAAGCCGAATATTGTTCAATCGGCGGTAGATTTTTCAGGGCTGCCTTCAAAGTGCCGAGGGGACATTATTGAGCCAGATATTGATGAACAATTAAAACGTTATGCACAATCTTTAGATAAATCACAGCGTGATGAAGATGATACCCTTGGTGCACAATTTGCTCAAAAAGTGATGATATTATGCGATTAA
- the ettA gene encoding energy-dependent translational throttle protein EttA, with translation MSSQFVYTMHRVGKVVPPKRHILKDISLSFFPGAKIGVLGLNGAGKSTLLRIMAGVDKEFEGEARPQPGIKIGYLPQEPKLEPQQTVREAVEEAVAEVKNALTRLDEVYALYADPDADFDKLAAEQAKLESIIQAHDGHNLQNQLERAADALRLPDWDAKIEHLSGGERRRVALCRLLLEKPDMLLLDEPTNHLDAESVAWLERFLHDYEGTVVAITHDRYFLDNVAGWILELDRGEGIPWQGNYSSWLEQKEKRLAQEQAAESARQKSIEKELEWVRQNPKGRQAKSKARMARFEELNTNEYQKRNETNELFIPPGPRLGDKVIEVQNLTKSYGDRTLIDDLSFSIPKGAIVGIIGANGAGKSTLFRMLAGNEQPDSGSITLGETVVLASVDQFRDAMDNNKTVWEEVSNGQDILSIGNFEIPSRAYVGRFNFKGVDQQKRVGELSGGERGRLHLAKLLQRGGNVLLLDEPTNDLDVETLRALENAILEFPGCAMVISHDRWFLDRIATHILDYSDEGKVTFYEGNFSDYEEWKKKTFGADATQPHRIKYKRIAK, from the coding sequence ATGTCATCACAATTTGTATATACAATGCACCGAGTAGGCAAAGTCGTTCCGCCGAAACGTCATATTCTAAAAGATATTTCTTTAAGTTTTTTCCCTGGTGCTAAAATTGGTGTGCTAGGCTTAAATGGTGCAGGAAAATCTACCCTGTTACGCATTATGGCAGGGGTGGATAAAGAATTTGAAGGCGAGGCAAGACCTCAACCGGGCATTAAAATCGGCTATCTACCACAAGAACCCAAATTAGAACCGCAACAAACAGTACGTGAAGCGGTTGAAGAAGCGGTAGCTGAAGTGAAAAATGCCTTAACACGCTTAGATGAAGTCTATGCACTTTATGCCGATCCTGATGCTGATTTTGATAAATTAGCCGCTGAACAAGCCAAATTAGAAAGCATTATCCAAGCTCATGACGGACATAATTTACAAAATCAATTAGAGCGAGCAGCAGATGCATTACGTTTACCTGATTGGGACGCTAAAATTGAACATCTTTCAGGGGGGGAACGCCGTCGTGTCGCCCTTTGTCGTTTATTGCTAGAAAAACCTGATATGCTGTTATTGGACGAACCAACTAACCATTTAGACGCAGAATCAGTTGCTTGGTTAGAACGTTTCTTACACGACTACGAAGGAACAGTTGTAGCCATTACTCACGACCGCTATTTCCTTGATAATGTGGCTGGTTGGATCTTAGAGCTAGACCGTGGCGAGGGTATTCCTTGGCAGGGTAATTATTCCTCCTGGTTGGAACAAAAAGAAAAACGCTTAGCCCAAGAACAAGCCGCCGAATCTGCTCGTCAAAAATCCATTGAGAAAGAATTGGAATGGGTTCGCCAAAATCCAAAAGGTCGCCAAGCGAAAAGTAAAGCCCGTATGGCAAGATTTGAAGAACTCAATACTAATGAATACCAAAAACGCAATGAAACCAATGAATTATTTATTCCGCCCGGTCCAAGATTAGGCGATAAAGTCATTGAGGTTCAAAATTTAACAAAATCTTATGGCGATCGTACTTTAATTGATGATTTATCCTTCTCTATCCCCAAAGGGGCAATCGTTGGCATTATTGGGGCAAATGGTGCAGGTAAATCAACCTTATTCCGTATGTTAGCGGGCAATGAACAACCAGACTCAGGTTCTATTACCTTGGGCGAAACAGTGGTACTTGCCTCAGTGGATCAATTCCGTGATGCGATGGACAATAATAAAACCGTATGGGAAGAAGTCTCCAATGGACAAGATATTCTTAGCATTGGCAATTTTGAAATCCCAAGCCGAGCCTATGTAGGGCGCTTCAATTTCAAGGGCGTTGACCAACAAAAACGGGTAGGCGAACTTTCTGGTGGTGAGCGTGGACGTTTACATTTAGCCAAATTATTACAACGTGGCGGAAATGTCCTATTATTAGACGAACCAACCAATGACCTTGACGTAGAAACTTTGCGTGCCTTAGAAAACGCCATTTTAGAATTCCCGGGCTGTGCTATGGTTATTTCTCACGACCGCTGGTTCTTAGACCGCATCGCCACCCATATTTTAGATTACAGCGATGAAGGCAAAGTAACCTTCTATGAAGGTAATTTCTCGGACTATGAAGAATGGAAAAAGAAAACCTTTGGTGCTGACGCAACCCAACCCCATCGAATTAAATATAAACGGATTGCGAAGTAA
- a CDS encoding DUF2827 family protein, producing the protein MRSGLHIGISFYLDDSFTDIWSNGAVQHIIFMYQLFQQMGSVDRVSLAFGGNRTEPPEGLMLDDVDLEFIPLEQAAEEVDVLIEMGLSLTPDITDKVRQRGAKTVSMRVGNDFIMDIERFVFDHPEVRTFTGAQFDAVWTIPQYAENCRSYYSIMLRAPFFVLPHIWSPLFIDKVIKRINGLDLHFGYQPSNQAKRIAMFEPNISVTKTSHTSILLCEQAYRQNPQAIKHVYACCTYKKRKHPAFHNFIGRTDLVKDGVLTVEGRYQFPDFMARYADVVVSHQWENALNYIYYETLYGGYPLIHNSNLLSLGYYYPRFDALQGANILLDALENHDRHLQVYKDQANDFIEKLSPYHRKNIEAHEQALQALFD; encoded by the coding sequence ATGCGTTCAGGATTGCATATTGGCATTAGTTTTTATTTAGATGATTCATTTACCGATATTTGGTCAAATGGAGCGGTACAACATATTATTTTTATGTACCAATTATTTCAGCAAATGGGATCGGTTGATCGTGTGAGCTTAGCTTTTGGTGGAAACCGTACAGAGCCACCAGAAGGCTTGATGTTAGATGATGTGGATTTGGAATTTATTCCTCTTGAACAAGCCGCAGAAGAAGTTGATGTATTAATTGAAATGGGATTGTCATTAACCCCTGATATTACAGATAAAGTTCGCCAACGTGGGGCAAAAACAGTCAGTATGCGAGTGGGAAATGATTTTATCATGGATATTGAACGTTTTGTTTTTGATCACCCAGAAGTACGTACGTTTACAGGGGCGCAATTTGATGCAGTTTGGACGATTCCTCAATATGCCGAGAATTGTCGTTCTTATTATAGTATTATGTTAAGAGCTCCATTTTTTGTATTGCCTCATATTTGGTCGCCATTATTTATTGATAAGGTAATCAAACGAATTAATGGACTTGATTTGCATTTTGGTTATCAACCTTCTAACCAAGCAAAACGTATTGCAATGTTTGAGCCAAATATTTCTGTAACTAAAACTAGTCATACTTCCATTTTATTATGTGAGCAAGCATATCGACAAAATCCACAAGCAATTAAACATGTTTATGCTTGTTGTACCTATAAGAAGCGAAAACACCCAGCTTTTCATAATTTTATCGGTCGTACGGATTTAGTGAAAGATGGCGTTTTAACAGTGGAGGGGCGTTATCAATTCCCTGATTTTATGGCACGCTACGCTGATGTGGTGGTTTCTCATCAATGGGAAAATGCCTTGAATTATATCTATTATGAAACCCTTTACGGTGGTTATCCATTAATTCATAATTCTAATTTATTGTCTTTAGGTTATTATTATCCACGTTTTGATGCTTTGCAAGGGGCAAATATATTGTTAGATGCCTTAGAAAATCATGATAGACATTTACAAGTTTATAAAGATCAAGCTAATGATTTTATTGAGAAACTCTCGCCTTATCATCGGAAAAATATAGAGGCTCATGAACAAGCGTTGCAAGCGTTGTTTGATTAA
- a CDS encoding SPFH domain-containing protein, producing the protein MINKKLTIGSIILAVLLLIVGVLTSLSIYSVDAGETAIVTRYGEIVDTKTSGLNWKSPVEDVTFFSTREAKIEFGEFDKRTGDVIAGLSAYTSDRQTATVALTLTYQITNPEQVYTKYKTTDNMLNTLVAPRVRQQLEIVFSKYTAMTAVERRGEFATALRKEISDIFKGYPLTINDVQSVFNFSKEYERMIEDSVNKDVAVRNQERQTRIAQEQAREAQVRAESEAKIKITQAEALAKEKTLQADAEAHAIRVKGEAEAASARALAEALSKNQDLVALKTAEKWNGVLPTYIPQGTVMPFVQLPQK; encoded by the coding sequence ATGATAAATAAAAAGCTGACCATTGGTTCTATCATATTAGCTGTTCTGTTACTTATCGTAGGCGTATTAACTAGCTTGTCCATTTATTCTGTTGATGCTGGAGAAACTGCCATTGTTACCCGCTATGGCGAAATTGTTGATACCAAAACATCAGGTTTAAATTGGAAATCACCAGTAGAAGATGTAACATTCTTTTCCACTCGAGAAGCAAAAATTGAATTTGGTGAATTTGACAAAAGAACAGGCGATGTTATCGCAGGATTATCCGCCTATACTTCCGACCGTCAAACCGCAACAGTGGCATTAACCTTAACTTATCAAATTACCAACCCAGAACAAGTCTATACTAAATATAAAACCACTGACAATATGTTAAATACCTTGGTTGCCCCTCGAGTAAGACAGCAACTTGAAATTGTCTTTAGTAAATATACTGCGATGACCGCCGTAGAACGAAGAGGCGAATTTGCTACCGCATTACGCAAAGAAATCTCGGATATTTTTAAAGGCTATCCATTAACAATTAACGATGTTCAATCCGTTTTTAATTTTTCAAAAGAATATGAGCGTATGATTGAGGATAGCGTAAATAAAGATGTTGCCGTAAGAAACCAAGAAAGACAAACACGTATCGCTCAAGAACAAGCCCGAGAAGCTCAAGTAAGAGCGGAATCGGAAGCGAAAATTAAAATCACACAAGCTGAAGCATTAGCAAAAGAAAAAACCTTGCAAGCTGATGCGGAAGCACACGCAATTCGAGTAAAAGGTGAAGCGGAGGCAGCCAGTGCAAGAGCATTAGCCGAAGCCTTATCCAAAAACCAAGATCTTGTTGCATTAAAAACCGCTGAAAAATGGAATGGCGTATTACCGACTTATATCCCTCAAGGGACAGTAATGCCATTTGTGCAATTACCCCAAAAATAA
- a CDS encoding ABC transporter ATP-binding protein: MAIEIKNISKSYGTKKVLDNVSMTVPTGKITSFIGPNGAGKSTLLAIISRLLTADSGEVWLNGQLLCQQKSEDIAKQLSILKQSNHINLRLSVEDLVSFGRFPYSKGNLTKTDRTFIEQAIDYMNLQDFRHQYIENLSGGQRQRAYIAMTLAQDTDYILLDEPLNNLDMKHSVQIMQVLRQLAEELHKTIVIVIHDINFASCYSDYIVAMKEGKLAQQGNVDDIMQPDILQSIYDMPIPVQHINQQKIAVYFRSPY; the protein is encoded by the coding sequence ATGGCAATAGAAATTAAGAATATTAGTAAAAGTTATGGTACGAAAAAAGTGCTAGATAATGTATCTATGACCGTACCAACAGGAAAAATTACTTCATTTATTGGACCTAATGGGGCAGGTAAAAGCACCTTGTTAGCCATTATTAGTCGTTTATTAACCGCAGATAGCGGAGAAGTTTGGTTGAATGGACAGTTATTGTGTCAACAAAAAAGTGAAGATATTGCAAAACAATTATCCATTTTAAAACAATCTAACCATATTAATTTACGTTTAAGCGTGGAAGATTTGGTTTCTTTTGGGCGTTTTCCTTATAGCAAAGGAAATTTAACCAAAACTGACCGCACTTTTATTGAGCAAGCCATTGATTATATGAATTTACAAGATTTCCGCCATCAATATATTGAAAATTTAAGCGGTGGGCAACGACAACGAGCTTATATTGCCATGACCCTTGCACAAGATACCGATTATATTTTATTGGACGAACCGCTTAATAATTTAGATATGAAACATTCGGTACAAATTATGCAGGTGCTACGCCAATTAGCGGAAGAATTACATAAAACCATTGTGATTGTGATCCATGATATTAATTTTGCCTCTTGTTATTCAGATTATATTGTTGCAATGAAAGAGGGAAAATTAGCTCAACAGGGAAATGTTGATGATATTATGCAACCTGACATTTTGCAGAGCATTTATGATATGCCAATCCCTGTACAACATATTAACCAGCAAAAAATTGCGGTTTATTTTCGATCCCCTTATTAA